aataactaccattgcttcacccgttctctgcagttcagaggctgcattaaagccttctgtatgctctagcataaaaataaaacgtataaatacgtctttgggacacttaaaatataacttatgttttggggagcaaatgatcTCTCTACACATACTCCTTAAGTGGGAGACTGGTCGATGTGATCGTTTTAGGTAGATTCTGTGCAGAAGCAGGCGAATTAGCAAAGCTGCGACCCACGTAGCCCCTGCGGTATCTACCGCCTCCCTCCACCAGGGGGCACGTGCTGCTCAGCACAGCGCCGCTTATCATCAAAATAACCGCGGCAGCCCATCCCAGATAAACGGCCTGACCGAGCTCCCGTTTATGCATCACGGGCACGTTGGGGTTGTAGAAATCCTCAATGACCGTGTTCGCCGTCCAGGAAACGGGAATGAGAACGCACAGGCCCGTCAGGATGAACAGAATCCCGCCGGAGAGCGCGATGCCCGCCTTGGCTTGGCGGTCGTCCCCGGCGCAGGTGGTGCACTTCATGCCGCAGCAGGATACGGTGCAGGAGAGCCAGCCCATGAAGATGGCCAAACACATGAGGGCGCGCGCGGCCTGGATGTCAGGAGGCAAGGCCAGCATGGAGTCGTACGTCTTGCACTGCATGTGACCGGTGGACTGGTAGATGCAGCTCATCCAGATGCCTTCCCACTTGATCTCCGACGTCAGGATGTTGCTGCCGACGAAGGCCGACACCTTCCACTGGGGCAGGGCCGTGACCGCTATCGCCATGATCCAGCCGGTCACGGCGCAGGTGAAGCTGATTAGTTGCATGCCAGTGTTCACCATGGTGACAAGTAAGAggttaaagaattaaaaaaaaaaaaatgtttttcttccccCCCGCTTCTTTTATCCACTTTCACACAATCGTTCCCACTTTCTCTTGGTAATCGACATCCAGCCGTTGAAAAAGGATCACAGGGCCACACACTTTCTCCTCCCTCTCATTCCTACGCTCGACTCAATGCATTATTGAGTAGGCGATAGCTGTGCAGCCACCTGTGGCAGTCTTGATGCGGGTGAACTTCAGCAAGTCTTGAAACTGACTTCAGGTCAAACTCGTACCGCGTTTGGAAGAAAATGTCCACATCGTCCGGTGAGTAATTCCAATGAGAAAATGTCTTCACAAAGCACAACAAGCACTCGGGGATATCTAAGCCTCGATGAAGCCACTTCAGCTTTACCCTTCCCCCTCCTCGAATGCTAACAGGGTAGTCCGAAAAGGTTCAAATCGGTGTTGAAATATCAGGTCGAATAGCACATCACATATAAGCTACTGTCTTCAAATGTGGGGGAGGAACCAAATGGATGCAGTGGGCGgggtatggatggatggatgggaggtGGATCAGTTGACAAAAACATTGGGTCCTCTACAAAGGGGCTTACAAACCCCATGCCATGTTCCTTTAGAAAACAGCGGTCCGAGTTGGCTTTTTTGTTGtctataaaaacacaatgaaagGATTAACaatcacgtaaaaaaaaaaaaaatagtgagcCATAGGTCATATAGGTCAGAAGTAAAA
The sequence above is drawn from the Vanacampus margaritifer isolate UIUO_Vmar chromosome 17, RoL_Vmar_1.0, whole genome shotgun sequence genome and encodes:
- the cldn35 gene encoding claudin-4, producing MVNTGMQLISFTCAVTGWIMAIAVTALPQWKVSAFVGSNILTSEIKWEGIWMSCIYQSTGHMQCKTYDSMLALPPDIQAARALMCLAIFMGWLSCTVSCCGMKCTTCAGDDRQAKAGIALSGGILFILTGLCVLIPVSWTANTVIEDFYNPNVPVMHKRELGQAVYLGWAAAVILMISGAVLSSTCPLVEGGGRYRRGYVGRSFANSPASAQNLPKTITSTSLPLKEYV